One Vanrija pseudolonga chromosome 5, complete sequence genomic window, CATCCTGCGAAATCTGTGTCTGATCATGCTCGTGATTATCGGCGGTTCCACCAGTGTGCGCAGCTTGCCTCCCAGACTTGCTTCCtttcggcctcggcgctggcttCGGCGCTTCGGCGCTTCGCCCGTCGTCCACATCCACGGCGCACGTGTTGCTACTCTGACGATGGCCCGCACAGCAAGCGATCAAGTAATGCCTCCCAACCCTGGAATGCGGATCGGTTCCAGCTGGCTCCATTTTTCCGATCGCGTGTCCGTATTGCACCGACACAACCGGAACCGCCGGCATGCTTGCTTCGATGGTCAGACCCGCCGACGCAGGGGTCAGAGGTAAGTCCTTGAATTAGGTCCCTGGGACCATGTCGGGGTGTTCGCTGCCGAACAGACTGCTACTGGACCCCAGAATAGCTAAAGCAAGGATCAACAATAACATGCAGAAGGAAtgccatgccgccggcgccaccggccGGCTTGTGGCGGCAGGGCAGATGGACGCCACTCCGCACCCACTCACATTTTCCGTGCAGAGATCACAACTCGTCCAACGAGCCTGTGAAGCCTGATGTAAAGCATATAGCATGTATCTGGAATACAGGGGATGGGCGTAGGGAGTCTGTGACCCGTGCAGCAGGCaaggcgtcgaggacgattGACCGGCCGCGCCGCACTGGCCACAATTTGTCGCCAGATCAGCCTCGCGGCGTCTAAGCATCAATTGGCATGACACCTCGGACTGGCTTGGCATCGTGCTGATCCTTTCTTGCGCAGCGTGCTTTGTGGGCTAGCCGCCCGCGATGTGGGCTTGGGCAAGCTAAGCCGCGACACCGCGTCGCAATCTAGGCACCATTGGGATCATTACCTGCATCCTGGCCACAAGGTTGGTCGGCGCTGTATGTACCACGTCGAGCTGTCGAATTATTGCACCTCCCGTGAAGCAGCCACTGTAGGCGATGGCTCTTGGACCCACTCAATGTCTCAAATGCGACGCTGTCGACTAGGTGGCTGGCCCTTCTCAATCAGGGCGACATTGAATGCTTACCACGCGCTGCGATGATTTTCAGAGGCCCATAAAGCTCTCAAGGGCGTGTTGCATGATCAGTTCATCCCCTATAACGTTGGTCTTTCAACAGCATGTGGTCGTCACTCTTGACCGCAGTGTCTTTAGTAGCGCCCATCGCTGCCTTTGGCACCCTGGGTGCTCTAGGCCCCGGCAACTCACCACTCAACGTCGGGCCACACACGCCTCGTTTGGCCCCCCGCCAGGTGGATTCATTCACAGGATGTACTTGCACCGGCTGGCAGTACGTTCAGAAGGATCCACCAGGTCCCAACGTTGTGAGTCCATGTCGGACACCATCGTTGCCCCGTCTGATTGTCAAAGCAAATTCTCGGCGCATACGGCCAAGTCATGCCAGGTTTCACCCAAGCCAACCCTCGCGGTTGGTGCTGGCAAGACGACGCCATTCTTCCTGATGAGTTTGCGGAAGCGCTGGACGCGCTCACAACGGGTACCGACACGTTTCGCGTCAACGCGCTTTACACTCAAATGTATTGCGATGGGCAACGTGAGCCGGCCATCACCGACGCAGGGGTACTAATGTTCTCCCAGAGCCCGGCCTGAAAAAAGCCCAATGCATCGCATTGATGTTTTCAGACTTTTATGATGCACTGGTAAGCTACCAACGCCGAGCGATGATTGACAGATAGGTGGCCGAAGGCCTGTTCAGCCCGTGCGTGTGGCCCACCAACAACTTTGTTCCGGTCGACTGCCTGTGCAACTTTTCCTGCACCGACGGATATGTAGCCTGCGGTCGACAATGTATCGACCCCACGATTGAGCAGTGCGTCTCCAATTTCCCCCAACCCAAAAGGCGATCCCTCTCCACCAAATGCCCGCGCGGATACGACAAGTGTGCGCTCCCAACTGGAGGATTCGACTGTGTTGACGTCGACAACGACCTCGAGTCTTGTGGCGGCTGTCCCAGCTATGGAGATGACGAAGACTCGGTGAATGCTCGTGGGGTGGACTGCAGCGTCCTGCCTGGCGTCGCATCAGTTGCCTGTGTCAAGGGCGAATGCCGCGTCGGGAGCTGCCTCCGCAAGCATCGACTAGTGCACAATGCGTGTCTCCCAGTGTAGGTAGACCCGGTGCCACCCAGTCAATATAGAATGCACAAGGTAAACTACCCCTGTGCCGTGGCTTCAGGAACATCATTGAtatcgcggcgctcgtcacCTTGAATGTTCCGCGGTGGGCCACTACCAACTCCCTATCAGGTGGTGGGTGTATTGGTGGCTGTGCGCGTACTGTAAGCGACGTGTGGTGGAcgggggcggcagccgccgcagtcACGAGTAGCCGAAAGCCGCGTAGTGTTCCCGATAAGTCCCCATCTGCATTGCATCTATTGAATATCATTACAACACAAAGTCCTTGAGCTGGGTTCCTCCCGCCTGCGTCTCGTGGCCGTTGTGGCGAGCCTTGAGAatgacctcggcctcgccgcgccagtCTGCGTTGACAAAGTCGACCAGGCGCTTGTCCGCTACATCTCTCCTCATTCGAAGGAAGCGAAGACTGCGGTGGGGTTAGGACGGCGTGGTAGCCTCTACTCACGGCCTGGTTGGCGGCGATTGAAGCGCCTTGCGGATCGCCCCGACAAACGAGTCGTAGTTGTATGCCTCGATCTGGTACACGTATCTGGGGGTGAGCGACGATTGGGGTTGCACTTACGGCTCGGGCACCTTGGCCATCGAGTCGTGCTGCATGAATGGCCACTCGGTGCCGCCCTCCTTGATCTTGTGCTGGCCGGTGTCAACAAGAGTAGCGTCGCTGCACTCACAGGGTGTCCAAACGCAACAGCCTTGGCCAAAGCACGATACGGACTGGGACTCAGAGTCGGGGTGCCCATGCCAAGCATCAGCCTCGCCTGCGCAAACTCGTCTTCAAATCGTGTGGCGTTGAGAACACCGAGATTCTTGACGTGTTTCGGCATGGGGTACTTTTCTTGGTCCTCTGTCGAGCGCTCATCCTTCCAGCCGCCGACAAACTCGAGGCCCGGGAACTCTTTGGAAAGCTCCTCAAAGGCTCGGTCATAAAAGGCCAGGTCGTACACTTGCTGGTCGTTGGGCTGAAAGTACTTTGCATACTTGGCCATGATCCACACGCGATAGGGACGGGTGTTGGGATCTGTAAAC contains:
- the priA_14 gene encoding Protein priA, whose product is MPGFTQANPRGWCWQDDAILPDEFAEALDALTTGTDTFRVNALYTQMYCDGQQPGLKKAQCIALMFSDFYDALVAEGLFSPCVWPTNNFVPVDCLCNFSCTDGYVACGRQCIDPTIEQCVSNFPQPKRRSLSTKCPRGYDKCALPTGGFDCVDVDNDLESCGGCPSYGDDEDSVNARGVDCSVLPGVASVACVKGECRVGSCLRKHRLVHNACLPV